Proteins encoded together in one Passer domesticus isolate bPasDom1 chromosome 6, bPasDom1.hap1, whole genome shotgun sequence window:
- the LOC135303743 gene encoding proto-oncogene Mas-like — protein sequence MRPSTPPIILPTTAIHAPGTNQSGAVGQPEASYAVLKFMESFCLLSAACGMVGNGLVLWYLGFRIRRNHFTVYILNLAAADFGYLLCIAVETVQYLMQFNVGVQFGIFLFLDLFMYGTGLYLLTAISMERCLSVLSPIWCRTHRPKHLSAVVSGLLWALSLLLNTLGYVLCTVRPSRRVCQRLLIAIGALDFLVCAPLMLLFSLTLFLRVKCSSQPFQTGRLFTVIMLTILLFLIFAVPLSVLILLDFLGLKFLYSPEIGFVLSCVNSTLNPVIYFLVGSYRDRKFRLTLRLAFQRAFQDSADDRDERETRDTITMSS from the coding sequence ATGAGACCCTCAACCCCACCAATCATCCTTCCAACCACAGCCATCCATGCTCCTGGGACCAACCAGAGCGGGGCTGTGGGACAACCCGAGGCATCCTACGCTGTCCTCAAGTTCATGGAGAGCTTCTGCCTGCTGAGTGCTGCCTGTGGGATGGTGGGGAACGGCCTGGTCCTGTGGTACCTGGGCTTCCGCATCCGCAGGAACCACTTCACCGTCTACATCCTGAACCTGGCGGCCGCCGACTTCGGGTACCTGCTGTGCATCGCCGTGGAGACCGTGCAGTACCTGATGCAGTTCAACGTGGGCGTGCAGTTCGGGATATTCCTCTTCCTGGATCTCTTCATGTACGGCACGGGCCTGTACCTGCTGACGGCCATCAGCATGGAGCGCTGCCTGTCCGTGCTGTCCCCCATCTGGTGCCGGACGCACCGCCCGAAGCACCTGTCTGCCGTGGTGTCCGGCCTGCTCTgggccctgtccctgctcctgaaCACTCTGGGATATGTTCTGTGCACCGTTCGCCCCTCTCGCAGGGTCTGCCAGCGTCTGCTCATCGCCATCGGAGCCTTGGACTTCCTCGTCTGCGCGCCCCTCATGCTGCTCTTCAGCCTCACCCTCTTCCTGCGGGTCaagtgcagctcccagcccttccaAACAGGCCGGCTCTTCACCGTCATCATGCTCaccatcctcctcttcctcatttTCGCCGTGCCCCTCAGTGTCCTCATCCTCCTGGACTTCCTGGGCCTCAAGTTCCTGTATTCCCCAGAGATTGGCTTTGTGCTGTCCTGCGTCAACAGCACCCTCAACCCCGTCATTTACTTCCTGGTGGGAAGCTACAGGGATCGCAAATTCAGGCTCACCCTCAGGCTGGCGTTCCAGAGGGCCTTCCAAGACTCAGCAGATGACAGAGATGAGCGGGAAACGCGGGACACGATAACCATGTCCTCCTAA
- the LOC135303744 gene encoding olfactory receptor 4E2-like has translation MAQDNSSRVTEFILLGLSDRQELQLLFFTLFLLAYTMVLLGNLLIIVTVRTDPKLSSPMYFLLCNLSFIDICYTSVTIPRVLVALLSGHKAIAFEGCMAQLFFLHFVGSSEMFLLTVMAFDRYTAICRPLHYTAIMARGACWVLVAACWAGGFIHSIVQTVLVLQLPFCGPNTIHSYFCDVPPVVRLACADTALTEWLVASNSGLISLGCFLVLVASYALILAKVWARVSQGNWKALSTCSSHVMAVTLLFTACIFTYLRPAGTFLTSKYVSVIYTIFSPMMNPLIYTLRSSEVKESMWRLWKCCRAF, from the coding sequence ATGGCACAGGACAACTCCTCCCGGGTGACTGAATTCATCCTCCTGGGGCTTTCtgacaggcaggagctgcaacTCCTCTTCTTCACCCTCTTCCTCCTGGCCTACACCATGGTCCTGCTGGGCAATCTCCTCATCATTGTGACAGTCAGGACTGACCCCAAGCTCTCCTCGCCCATGTACTTCCTCCTCTGCAATCTGTCCTTCATCGATATCTGCTACACCTCTGTCaccatccccagggtgctggtGGCCCTGCTCTCAGGGCACAAGGCCATTGCCTTTGAGGGCTGCATGGCCCAGCTGTTTTTCCTGCACTTTGTGGGTTCCTCGGAGATGTTCCTCCTGACGGTGATGGCGTTCGACCGCTACACGGCCATCTGCAGGCCCCTGCACTACACGGCCATCATGGCCCGCGGGGCCTGCTGGGTGCTGGTCGCTGCCTGCTGGGCCGGGGGCTTTATCCACTCCATTGTCCAGACTGTGCTCGTGCTCCAGCTGCCCTTCTGCGGCCCCAACACCATCCACAGCTACTTCTGTGACGTGCCGCCCGTCGTCCGCCTGGCCTGCGCCGACACCGCCCTCACCGAGTGGCTCGTGGCCTCCAACAGCGGCCTCATATCCCTGGGCTGCTTCCTGGTGCTGGTGGCCTCCTACGCGCTCATcctggccaaggtctgggcccGCGTCTCCCAGGGGAACTGGAAGGCGTTGTCCACGTGTTCCTCACACGTGATGGCCGTCACCCTGCTCTTCACGGCCTGCATCTTCACTTACCTGCGGCCTGCTGGGACCTTTCTCACCAGCAAGTATGTCTCTGTCATCTACACGATCTTCTCACCCATgatgaaccccctcatctacaccCTGAGGAGCAGCGAGGTGAAGGAATCCATGTGGAGactctggaagtgctgcagagCCTTCTGA
- the LOC135302173 gene encoding olfactory receptor 5V1-like isoform X2 yields MQRINLSAVSEFVFVGLSDAPEIRLLLFVLFLLIYLATMAGNITLLAAISTDSHLHSPMYFFLGNLSLLDLLCTTITVPRMLGTLLLEHKEISFSGCLFQHFSLIAVVGTEIFLLAVMAYDRYVAVCHPLRYLSIVSTKLCAQLALGTWATGLLNSLLHTSLVFTLSFCGPNKIQQYYCDIPPVLALSCSSTHSRELVILVVAGVLGSSACVVTVVSYLCILLEILARKSPGIWHKAFSTCGSHLAVVCLFYGTTICTYVRPSFTYSPHWDRVVSMLYGMLTPLLNPIIYSLRNKEEKKSLLQLFQGSEWQHNQGTGVGFVFMHNFTPD; encoded by the exons ATGCAGAGAATCAACCTCTCAGCAGTATCTGAATTTGTTTTTGTGGGCCTCTCTGATGCTCCAGAAATCCGTTTGCTTCTCTTTGTGCTGTTTCTGCTCATCTATTTGGCCACCATGGCAGGCAACATCACTCTCCTCGCTGCCATCAGCACTGACTCCCACCTGCACAGCCCCATGTACTTCTTCCTCGGCAACTTATCCCTGCTGGATCTCTTATGTACCACCATCACCGTGCCCAGGATGCTGGGGACCTTGCTGCTGGAGCACAAAgagatttctttctctggctgccTGTTCCAGCACTTTTCCCTCATTGCTGTGGTGGGCACAGAGATTTTCCTCCTGGCTGTGATGgcctacgaccgctacgtggcTGTGTGCCACCCCCTGAGGTACCTGAGCATCGTGAGCACGAAGCTGTGTGcccagctggccctgggcacctgGGCAACAGGGCTTCTGAACTCCCTGCTGCACACCTCTCTGGTTTTCACACTCTCTTTCTGTGGTCCTAACAAAATCCAGCAGTATTACTGTGACATTCCTCCCGTGCTGGCCCTCTCCTGCTCGTCCACCCACAGCAGGGAGTTGGTGATCCTGGTGGTGGCCggggtgctggggagcagcGCCTGTGTGGTCACCGTGGTCTCTTACCTCTGTATCCTCCTGGAAATCCTGGCCAGGAAGTCCCCTGGGATCTGGCACAAGGCTTTCTCCACCTGTGGTTCTCACCTGGCCGTAGTTTGCCTTTTTTATGGGACCACCATCTGCACCTACGTCCGCCCTTCCTTCACCTATTCCCCACACTGGGATAGGGTCGTGTCCATGCTCTATGGAATGCTCACCCCGCTCCTAAATCCCATCATCTACAGCCTCAGGAACAAAGAG gaaaaaaaatccttgttgCAGCTCTTCCAGGGCTCTGAATGGCAGCACAACCAGGGCACGGgagttggatttgtttttatgcaCAACTTTACTCCTGACTAG
- the LOC135302340 gene encoding LOW QUALITY PROTEIN: olfactory receptor 4S2-like (The sequence of the model RefSeq protein was modified relative to this genomic sequence to represent the inferred CDS: inserted 4 bases in 4 codons): MKEFILLGLSENQGVQKIYFVVFLLFYMFTVAGNLTVLTVTSSRCLKSPMYFFLCHLSFVDVCYSPVAAPQMTSGFLVENNTISFAVCIGQLLGLHFFGCTEVFILTAMACDRLMAVCRPLHYPALTSRRLCGCMVXVCWAGGFLHSXLQTLPTALLHFCGPNKVTHYFCDARPLLXLACAEGLAVVANSGVISLSCFLILVMACVVILVSLRGQTLARWHKGLSTCGSHITAVILCLGPSTFVYIXPSSGLSKDRSMFYMLITPMFNPLSYPLRDGEVKGATRKLCRREGGSRNGKGWGCGHVPKGSEKIKHVLL; this comes from the exons ATGAAGGAATTCATCCTCCTGGGCCTCTCAGAGAACCAAGGGgtgcagaaaatatattttgtggTGTTCCTGCTTTTCTACATGTTCACAGTGGCAGGAAATCTCACAGTTCTCACTGTGACAAGCAGCCGGTGCCTGAAGTCCCCCATGTACTTCTTCCTCTGCCACCTTTCCTTTGTAGATGTTTGTTACTCCCCTGTCGCAGCTCCCCAAATGACTTCTGGCTTCCTGGTGGAAAACAACACCATCTCCTTTGCAGTTTGCATAGGGCAGCTCTTGGGGCTTCATTTTTTTGGCTGCACAGAGGTTTTCATCCTGACAGCCATGGCCTGTGACCGCCTCATGGCCGTGTGCCGGCCCCTGCACTACCCCGCACTCACATCCCGCCGCCTCTGCGGCTGCATGG GGGTCTGCTGGGCGGGGGGATTCCTGCATT ccctccagacccttcccaccGCCCTGCTCCATTTCTGTGGCCCCAATAAAGTCACCCACTACTTCTGTGATGCCcgccccctgc ccctggcttGTGCCGAGGGCCTGGCTGTGGTGGCCAACAGTGGGGTCATATCCCTGAGCTGCTTCCTCATCCTGGTCATGGCCTGTGTGGTCATCCTGGTTTCCCTGAGGGGCCAAACGCTGGCAAGGTGGCACAAGGGTCTGTCCACGTGTGGGTCCCACATCACTGCGGTgatcctgtgccttgggcccaGCACTTTTGTTTACA CCCCATCCAGTGGCTTGTCCAAGGACAGGAGCATGTTCTACATGCTCATCACACCCATGTTCAACCCTCTCAGCTACCCTCTCCGGGATGGGGAGGTGAAGGGAGCCACGAGGAAActgtgcaggagggaagggggaagCAGAAATGGGAAGGGGTGGGGCTGTGGTCATGTTCCCAAAGGATCAGAGAAAATCAAGCATGTTTTGCTGTAA
- the LOC135302339 gene encoding mas-related G-protein coupled receptor member H-like — translation MEENSTTNLTLNNTAYGALDWEEMIRLECSSISYSLIAFAGVCLGISLCGLAGNGVVLWFLGFHTKQSPFTVYILNLAVADFSLLLLFLLLLLAFLSVVAFCTSLIPFIHHYWHFVFALGFLCHLFDLSSLGLLAALSVERCVSVLCPIWYRCRRPRHLSGVVSGALWALASVFVSSLYLTYTYTEDSETVLAGVALAISVAFSLMMLVSNLFLFLKLRCGSRRRQPGKLFVAILLNILLFFAFAIPFCVEVFLNLPDSGGLFPEHPSFLLALLNCTLNPVIYVLVGSCRRHRFQRSVRVALRSVFEEKAGSDEGSHGPGDTVVEVTAL, via the coding sequence ATGGAGGAGAACAGCACAACAAACCTCACCCTGAACAACACCGCTTATGGAGCTCTGGACTGGGAGGAAATGATCAGATTGGAATGCTCCAGCATTTCCTACAGCCTGATTGCCTTTGCAGGGGTGTGCCTGGGGATTTCCCTCTGTGGGCTGGCGGGGAATGGAGTGGTCTTGTGGTTCCTGGGCTTCCACACAAAGCAGAGCCCTTTCACTGTCTACATCCTAAATCTGGCTGTTGCTGacttctccctgctcctcctgttcCTCCTGCTTCTGTTGGCTTTTCTGTCCGTAGTGGCATTTTGCACATCTTTGATTCCTTTTATTCATCACTATTGGCATTTTGTGTTTGCCCTTGGGTTCCTGTGCCACCTGTTTGacctgagcagcctggggctgctggcagccctCAGCGTGGAGCGCTGCGTCTCCGTCCTCTGCCCCATCTGGTAccgctgccgccgcccccggcACCTCTCGGGCGTCGTCAGCGGGGCCCTCTGGGCCCTCGCCAGCGTTTTTGTTTCCTCCCTCTACCTCACCTACACCTACACGGAGGACTCTGAGACCGTCCTTGCAGGTGTGGCCCTCGCCATTTCCGTGGCTTTTTCCCTCATGATGTTGGTTTCCAACCTGTTCCTGTTCCTCAAGCTGCGCTGTGGCTCCCGGAGGCGGCAGCCAGGGAAGCTCTTTGTGGCCATCCTGCTCAACATCCTGCTGTTCTTCGCCTTTGCCATCCCTTTCTGCGTGGAGGTTTTCCTCAATCTCCCTGATTCTGGTGGTTTATTCCCAGAACACCCCTCTTTTTTGCTGGCACTGCTGAACTGCACCCTCAACCCGGTGATTTACGTGCTGGTGGGGAGCTGCCGGCGGCACCGCTTCCAGCGCTCCGTCAGAGTGGCTCTGCGGAGCGTGTTTGAGGAGAAAGCCGGGAGCGACGAGGGGAGCCacggccctggggacactgtggtgGAGGTGACAGCTCTGTGA
- the LOC135302173 gene encoding olfactory receptor 5V1-like isoform X1, whose amino-acid sequence MQRINLSAVSEFVFVGLSDAPEIRLLLFVLFLLIYLATMAGNITLLAAISTDSHLHSPMYFFLGNLSLLDLLCTTITVPRMLGTLLLEHKEISFSGCLFQHFSLIAVVGTEIFLLAVMAYDRYVAVCHPLRYLSIVSTKLCAQLALGTWATGLLNSLLHTSLVFTLSFCGPNKIQQYYCDIPPVLALSCSSTHSRELVILVVAGVLGSSACVVTVVSYLCILLEILARKSPGIWHKAFSTCGSHLAVVCLFYGTTICTYVRPSFTYSPHWDRVVSMLYGMLTPLLNPIIYSLRNKEVKCALKRVISQVRRASTRHENLAESPPSAG is encoded by the coding sequence ATGCAGAGAATCAACCTCTCAGCAGTATCTGAATTTGTTTTTGTGGGCCTCTCTGATGCTCCAGAAATCCGTTTGCTTCTCTTTGTGCTGTTTCTGCTCATCTATTTGGCCACCATGGCAGGCAACATCACTCTCCTCGCTGCCATCAGCACTGACTCCCACCTGCACAGCCCCATGTACTTCTTCCTCGGCAACTTATCCCTGCTGGATCTCTTATGTACCACCATCACCGTGCCCAGGATGCTGGGGACCTTGCTGCTGGAGCACAAAgagatttctttctctggctgccTGTTCCAGCACTTTTCCCTCATTGCTGTGGTGGGCACAGAGATTTTCCTCCTGGCTGTGATGgcctacgaccgctacgtggcTGTGTGCCACCCCCTGAGGTACCTGAGCATCGTGAGCACGAAGCTGTGTGcccagctggccctgggcacctgGGCAACAGGGCTTCTGAACTCCCTGCTGCACACCTCTCTGGTTTTCACACTCTCTTTCTGTGGTCCTAACAAAATCCAGCAGTATTACTGTGACATTCCTCCCGTGCTGGCCCTCTCCTGCTCGTCCACCCACAGCAGGGAGTTGGTGATCCTGGTGGTGGCCggggtgctggggagcagcGCCTGTGTGGTCACCGTGGTCTCTTACCTCTGTATCCTCCTGGAAATCCTGGCCAGGAAGTCCCCTGGGATCTGGCACAAGGCTTTCTCCACCTGTGGTTCTCACCTGGCCGTAGTTTGCCTTTTTTATGGGACCACCATCTGCACCTACGTCCGCCCTTCCTTCACCTATTCCCCACACTGGGATAGGGTCGTGTCCATGCTCTATGGAATGCTCACCCCGCTCCTAAATCCCATCATCTACAGCCTCAGGAACAAAGAGGTAAAGTGTGCCCTAAAAAGAGTGATCAGCCAGGTGAGAAGGGCTTCAACAAGACACGAAAACCTCGCTGAGTCTCCACCGTCAGCTGGGTAG